The following proteins are co-located in the Gordonia westfalica genome:
- a CDS encoding putative phage holin — translation MELIADWALVVLAVLATVYTICYAAWQYWWKERVSLIYLGKSTLMSLVFLQISASVWAGTDYPGRAWIRFILYSGGAVMMLALLVMLLVLQYKTRRDRWAAGDFRRPWQVWRDEIRAWWQDGHDRTSLGRRNLGTPRRLPRVGGAAPRARPPQGEVHVCAVPGRLRPGDRHGRPVV, via the coding sequence GTGGAGCTGATAGCCGACTGGGCACTTGTGGTGCTCGCCGTGCTGGCCACCGTCTACACCATCTGCTACGCCGCATGGCAGTACTGGTGGAAGGAGCGGGTGTCACTCATCTACCTAGGCAAGTCGACCCTGATGTCGCTGGTCTTTCTCCAGATCTCGGCGTCAGTGTGGGCGGGTACTGACTATCCGGGGCGGGCGTGGATTCGATTCATCCTGTACTCGGGTGGCGCCGTGATGATGCTCGCGCTCCTGGTGATGCTGCTGGTGTTGCAGTACAAGACCCGCCGTGACCGTTGGGCGGCAGGCGACTTCCGCCGGCCATGGCAAGTGTGGCGCGACGAGATCCGAGCATGGTGGCAGGACGGTCATGATCGAACTTCTCTGGGTCGACGGAACTTGGGCACCCCGCGGCGGCTCCCCCGCGTCGGAGGCGCTGCGCCGCGCGCTCGACCCCCGCAAGGTGAAGTTCACGTATGTGCCGTACCCGGCCGACTTCG
- a CDS encoding DUF7620 family protein, which translates to MWGFKTKGASAHEVDARSKRNARSAEEARSESARLAERARPVQRELRDQLERNHWAELIFGRLN; encoded by the coding sequence ATGTGGGGATTCAAGACCAAGGGGGCGAGCGCGCACGAAGTTGATGCGCGCTCGAAGCGAAACGCGCGATCGGCCGAAGAAGCCCGGTCCGAAAGCGCACGGCTCGCCGAACGGGCGCGGCCGGTACAGCGGGAGCTTCGTGACCAGTTGGAACGCAACCACTGGGCCGAGCTGATCTTCGGAAGGCTGAACTAG